Proteins encoded within one genomic window of Posidoniimonas corsicana:
- a CDS encoding serine/threonine-protein kinase yields MTPDQYAKVRSIFLEACDLEKAERDAFVATACDNDDALKQEVLSLLEYHSPDTLFRGDSDTNLPHPRRVTEQARQEWVGRQIDKYTVSRVLDSGGMGTVLEAHDAAIDRHVAIKVLHPDLARDESMRRRFTAEARAAGRLSHQNVVTIYEVGSEGDHHFLVMEYAEGGSADDHIRARGAYPLAEATRIITQACQGLAAAHEAGLVHRDIKPANLLLRADGVVKVSDFGIAKLANDDTERLTALGQLVGTPNFMSPEQCEGTTVDFRSDVYSMGAAFYTLLTGRYPYGDCTGLLSLINAHCNLPPPDPRDLDPGVPASHAAVIKRAMAIRPEDRFADASEMLAALRSLDTDAPHEDHRPNRRTIATGLAGVALAAAAGVAYQLWPRRGDRGGLLGAGGPVTIKVAHSTEKAAWFTWAAAAFARTRAGRDIKVDLLSIGSLRGASRALDGSREDPIHVWCPSSSLYQAEFERRWRERHGGASPLVNLGAVALTPIVLVIWKDRLDAVERAYGEFGLAAIAHAVAAEEGWETIAAEPDWGDFKIGIADPEQTISGLAMLFLMAYNYHDKRRGLTRADVVDPGFHDLLSRFTVHLFDTLGSLPSGSRQLMSQMVLEGPGRYDCAVVYENLALHNLEVAGGRWEELRVVYPELNFLNDNPYYLLNADWTGPAEKSAAEAFAKFLMTEAVQEQAIEFGFRPGNVKVSCQQPDCPFVRLQHLGVRPVIDRLCERPKQPVVAELQSEFTKLRDQHTP; encoded by the coding sequence GTGACCCCAGATCAGTACGCAAAAGTCCGTAGCATCTTCCTCGAGGCCTGCGACCTCGAGAAGGCGGAGCGAGACGCGTTTGTCGCCACCGCGTGCGACAACGATGACGCGCTCAAGCAGGAAGTGCTGTCGCTGCTTGAGTACCACTCGCCCGACACGCTCTTCCGGGGCGACTCCGACACCAACCTCCCCCACCCCAGACGGGTCACCGAGCAGGCGCGGCAGGAGTGGGTCGGCCGGCAGATCGACAAGTACACCGTCTCACGGGTGCTCGACTCCGGCGGCATGGGCACCGTACTCGAGGCCCACGACGCCGCGATCGACCGCCACGTGGCGATCAAGGTGCTCCACCCCGACCTGGCGCGGGACGAGTCGATGCGGCGGCGTTTCACCGCCGAGGCCCGCGCCGCAGGGCGGCTCAGCCACCAGAACGTGGTGACCATCTACGAGGTCGGGTCCGAGGGCGACCACCACTTCCTGGTGATGGAGTACGCCGAGGGGGGCAGCGCCGACGACCACATCCGCGCCCGCGGCGCCTACCCGCTCGCCGAGGCGACCCGCATCATCACCCAGGCCTGCCAGGGCCTGGCGGCCGCGCACGAGGCCGGCCTGGTGCACCGCGACATCAAGCCCGCCAACCTGCTGCTGCGGGCGGACGGGGTGGTGAAGGTTTCGGACTTCGGCATCGCCAAGCTGGCCAACGACGACACCGAACGCCTGACCGCGCTGGGCCAGTTGGTCGGCACGCCCAACTTCATGAGCCCCGAGCAGTGCGAGGGGACCACCGTCGACTTCCGTTCGGACGTCTACTCGATGGGCGCGGCGTTCTACACCCTGCTCACGGGCCGCTACCCCTACGGCGACTGCACCGGGCTGCTGAGCCTGATCAACGCGCACTGCAACCTGCCGCCGCCCGACCCCCGCGACCTGGACCCCGGCGTGCCGGCATCCCACGCGGCGGTCATCAAGCGTGCGATGGCCATCCGCCCCGAGGACCGCTTCGCCGACGCCTCGGAGATGCTCGCCGCGCTCCGGTCGCTGGACACCGACGCGCCGCACGAAGACCATCGCCCCAACCGCCGCACTATCGCCACGGGCTTGGCCGGCGTCGCGTTGGCGGCCGCGGCCGGGGTGGCGTACCAGCTCTGGCCGCGCCGCGGTGACCGTGGCGGGCTCCTCGGCGCCGGCGGGCCGGTCACCATCAAGGTGGCCCACAGCACGGAGAAGGCCGCCTGGTTCACGTGGGCCGCGGCCGCCTTCGCCCGGACCCGCGCGGGACGCGACATAAAGGTTGACCTGCTGAGCATTGGCTCGCTCCGCGGCGCCAGCCGCGCGTTGGACGGTTCGCGCGAAGACCCCATCCACGTCTGGTGCCCCTCCAGCTCGCTCTACCAGGCGGAGTTCGAACGCCGTTGGCGCGAACGCCACGGCGGCGCGTCTCCGCTGGTGAACCTTGGCGCCGTGGCGCTCACCCCCATCGTGCTCGTGATCTGGAAGGACCGGCTCGACGCGGTCGAGCGGGCGTACGGCGAGTTCGGCCTGGCGGCCATCGCCCATGCGGTCGCCGCCGAGGAGGGCTGGGAGACCATCGCCGCGGAGCCCGACTGGGGCGACTTCAAAATCGGTATCGCCGACCCGGAACAGACGATCAGCGGCCTCGCGATGCTGTTCCTGATGGCCTACAACTACCACGACAAACGCCGCGGCCTCACCCGGGCGGACGTCGTCGACCCCGGCTTCCACGACCTGCTCAGCCGCTTCACCGTGCACCTGTTCGACACCCTTGGCAGCCTCCCCTCCGGGTCGCGGCAGCTGATGTCGCAGATGGTGCTGGAGGGCCCGGGCCGCTACGACTGCGCGGTGGTGTACGAGAACCTGGCGCTGCACAATCTCGAGGTGGCCGGGGGCCGGTGGGAAGAACTGCGGGTCGTCTACCCGGAGCTGAACTTCCTGAACGACAACCCCTACTACCTGCTCAACGCCGACTGGACCGGCCCCGCCGAGAAGTCGGCCGCCGAGGCGTTCGCCAAGTTCCTTATGACCGAGGCGGTCCAGGAGCAGGCCATTGAATTCGGCTTCCGGCCCGGCAACGTGAAAGTCAGCTGCCAGCAGCCCGACTGCCCCTTCGTGCGGCTACAGCACCTGGGCGTGCGGCCCGTAATCGACCGCCTGTGCGAACGCCCCAAGCAGCCGGTCGTGGCGGAGCTGCAGTCGGAATTCACCAAGCTGCGTGACCAGCACACGCCCTGA